One segment of Nostoc flagelliforme CCNUN1 DNA contains the following:
- a CDS encoding phosphoketolase family protein, whose amino-acid sequence MTLATTPQTKPLTDEELRKINAYWRAANYLSVGQIYLLDNPLLREPLKLEHVKPRLLGHWGTTPGLNLIYAHLNRVIKKYDLNTIYIAGPGHGGPGLVANTYLEGTYTEYYHNISQDAEGIQKLFKQFSFPGGIPSHVAPETPGSIHEGGELGYALVHAFGAAFDNPDLIVAAVVGDGEAETGALATSWHSNKFLNPVHDGAVLPILHLNGYKIANPTVLARISHEELESLFVGYGYKPYFVEGDDPADVHQQMAATLDIAIAEIQSIQREARVHGFTARPQWPMIILRTPKGWTGPKEVDGKKTEGYWRSHQVPFGNIAKQPEHLKLLEDWMKSYNPEELFDSNGKLIPELAELAPKGHRRMGDNPHANGGLLLRDLKMPDFQKYAVDVLKPGQAIAEATQVAGKFLRDIMQLNQESRNFRIVGPDETVSNRLGGVLEVTDRNWAAQILPEDDHLSPDGRVMEILSETNCQGWLEGYLLTGRHGFFSCYEAFIHIIDSMFNQHAKWLKTTRHIPWRKPIASLNYLLTSHVWRQDHNGFSHQDPGFIDHVINKKAEIVRVYLPPDANTLLSVTDHCLRSRNYVNVIVAGKQPALQYLNMDAAIKHCTKGIGIWEWASNDQDGEPDVVMACAGDIPTLETLAAVDILRQHFPELKVRVVNVVDLMTLQPKSEHPHGLSEKDFDTIFTTDKHIIFAFHGYPWLIHRLTYRHTNHDQLHVRGYKEEGTTTTPFDMVVLNELDRFHLVMDVIDRVPKLGYRAAYVKQQLQDKLIEHKHYIEKYGDDMPEIRDWKWPY is encoded by the coding sequence ATGACATTAGCAACGACTCCACAAACAAAGCCTTTAACAGATGAAGAATTACGTAAGATCAACGCCTACTGGCGTGCAGCCAACTATCTTTCCGTTGGGCAGATATATCTACTCGACAATCCGCTACTGAGAGAACCCCTAAAGCTGGAACACGTCAAACCCAGGCTCTTGGGTCACTGGGGAACAACACCAGGGCTGAATTTGATCTATGCTCACCTGAATCGGGTCATCAAAAAATATGACCTAAACACGATCTATATTGCTGGCCCTGGTCATGGAGGCCCTGGATTGGTAGCCAATACCTACCTAGAAGGCACTTACACTGAGTATTATCACAACATCTCCCAGGATGCTGAAGGAATCCAGAAACTCTTCAAACAATTTTCTTTCCCTGGTGGGATTCCCAGCCATGTTGCACCGGAAACCCCTGGTTCGATCCACGAAGGCGGGGAACTAGGTTATGCCCTCGTCCACGCTTTCGGTGCTGCCTTTGATAACCCTGACTTGATCGTTGCTGCTGTTGTAGGTGACGGCGAAGCTGAAACAGGTGCTTTAGCGACTAGCTGGCATTCTAACAAGTTTCTTAACCCTGTGCATGATGGGGCTGTACTTCCGATCCTGCACTTGAATGGATATAAAATTGCTAATCCAACAGTACTGGCACGCATCAGCCATGAGGAATTGGAAAGCTTATTTGTAGGCTATGGCTACAAGCCATACTTTGTCGAAGGTGATGATCCCGCAGATGTCCACCAGCAGATGGCGGCGACTCTAGATATAGCGATCGCCGAAATTCAAAGTATCCAAAGAGAAGCGCGTGTACACGGTTTCACCGCACGTCCCCAGTGGCCAATGATTATCTTGAGAACCCCCAAAGGTTGGACAGGGCCAAAGGAAGTTGATGGCAAAAAAACCGAAGGTTATTGGCGATCGCACCAAGTTCCCTTTGGCAACATAGCCAAACAGCCAGAACACCTGAAACTCTTAGAAGATTGGATGAAGAGTTACAACCCAGAAGAACTCTTCGATAGTAACGGTAAGTTGATTCCCGAACTAGCAGAACTGGCTCCCAAAGGTCATCGACGCATGGGTGACAATCCCCACGCTAACGGCGGTCTTTTGCTGCGCGACCTGAAGATGCCCGACTTTCAAAAGTATGCTGTAGATGTTCTCAAACCAGGGCAAGCGATCGCTGAAGCTACCCAAGTTGCCGGAAAATTTCTGCGGGATATCATGCAACTTAACCAAGAAAGCCGCAATTTCCGCATCGTTGGCCCCGACGAGACGGTATCAAATCGTTTAGGCGGTGTGTTGGAAGTCACAGACCGGAATTGGGCAGCCCAGATCCTCCCGGAAGATGACCACCTTTCCCCCGACGGTCGGGTGATGGAAATTCTCAGCGAAACTAATTGTCAAGGATGGTTAGAAGGCTACCTCCTCACAGGACGCCACGGGTTTTTCTCTTGCTACGAGGCGTTCATCCACATCATTGACTCGATGTTCAATCAGCACGCCAAATGGCTGAAAACGACCAGACATATTCCCTGGCGTAAACCAATTGCTTCCCTCAATTATCTACTCACCTCCCACGTTTGGCGGCAAGACCACAACGGTTTCTCTCACCAAGACCCCGGTTTTATTGACCATGTAATCAATAAGAAAGCAGAAATCGTTCGCGTGTATTTGCCCCCTGATGCCAACACTCTGCTATCGGTAACTGACCATTGTTTAAGAAGCCGCAACTATGTCAACGTCATCGTTGCAGGAAAGCAACCAGCATTGCAATACCTAAATATGGATGCTGCTATCAAGCACTGCACCAAAGGCATCGGTATTTGGGAATGGGCAAGTAATGACCAAGACGGTGAACCAGATGTAGTGATGGCTTGTGCTGGGGATATTCCCACCTTAGAAACTTTAGCGGCTGTGGACATTCTGCGTCAGCACTTCCCTGAGTTAAAGGTGCGGGTAGTGAACGTAGTCGATTTGATGACACTACAGCCAAAAAGCGAACATCCGCACGGTTTGAGCGAAAAAGACTTTGACACGATTTTCACCACCGATAAACACATTATCTTTGCATTTCATGGCTATCCTTGGCTGATTCATCGCTTAACCTATCGCCACACCAATCACGATCAGTTGCATGTGCGTGGCTACAAGGAAGAAGGAACTACCACCACTCCCTTTGATATGGTTGTGCTTAACGAGCTTGATCGCTTCCATCTAGTAATGGACGTAATTGATCGTGTACCAAAGCTAGGATATAGGGCAGCTTATGTCAAACAGCAGTTGCAAGATAAGCTGATCGAACACAAACATTACATTGAGAAGTACGGCGACGATATGCCGGAGATTCGTGATTGGAAGTGGCCCTATTAA
- a CDS encoding DUF1565 domain-containing protein, translating into MAQTFYVNPVSGKDTNLGSQQAPFRTITQALKVSTDNTKIQLAEGNYNAASGEVFPLTVPSGVTVVGNETNKGNGILIEGSGSYLSRTFAAQNVTFVLLDKAEVRGVTVTNLASRGSGVWIESTAPTVANSTFTKCKREGVFTTGDANPVILGNVFSENAANGIAIAKNSKGQILDNTCLKTGFGIAISDTASPTLRDNKAYENRSGIVISGSARPVLRNNVCENNTDDGITVIGTALPDIGSTNNLGGNTLRNNGKFNLQNASSNKLVSVGNKIDTSKVTGNVEFADNSVPAPTPTPTPTPTPTPTPTPTPTPTPTPTPTPTPTPTPTPTPIPTPIPIPTPTPTPTPTPTPTPTPTIELTDIKNHWAGGFIRELVKLGIVNGFPDRTFKPDATMTRAQYAALLVKAFNPPPNRPVIKFKDVPADFWASKVIQQAYQGSFLSGFPDNTFAPNKNIQRVQVIVSLVNGLGLSADGTASVKAFDDQAKIPEYAKDEVVKAIDKGIIVNHPNVKQLNPTRDATRAEVTVMVYQALVDAGRVAAIDSPYIVA; encoded by the coding sequence ATGGCTCAGACTTTTTATGTAAATCCAGTATCAGGTAAAGATACCAACCTTGGTAGCCAACAAGCCCCATTCAGAACTATTACGCAAGCCCTTAAGGTATCTACAGATAACACCAAGATTCAACTAGCAGAAGGTAATTACAATGCTGCTAGCGGTGAAGTTTTTCCACTAACGGTTCCATCTGGCGTGACAGTGGTGGGTAATGAAACCAATAAAGGCAATGGTATTTTGATTGAAGGAAGTGGTAGCTATTTGAGCCGTACTTTTGCTGCTCAGAATGTCACATTTGTGCTACTGGATAAAGCCGAAGTACGGGGAGTAACTGTAACAAATTTAGCTAGCCGTGGTAGTGGTGTCTGGATTGAATCAACTGCTCCTACTGTTGCTAATAGCACCTTCACTAAGTGTAAGCGGGAGGGAGTATTTACTACAGGTGATGCTAACCCAGTTATTCTAGGTAATGTGTTTAGTGAGAATGCAGCCAATGGAATTGCGATCGCTAAAAATTCCAAAGGTCAAATTCTAGATAATACCTGTTTAAAAACAGGTTTTGGCATTGCCATTAGTGATACTGCATCACCTACCCTTCGAGATAACAAAGCTTACGAAAACCGTTCTGGAATTGTCATCTCTGGCAGCGCTCGTCCTGTATTGCGTAACAATGTCTGCGAAAATAACACTGATGATGGGATCACAGTAATCGGAACTGCCCTACCAGATATCGGCAGTACCAATAACTTAGGAGGCAATACTCTACGCAATAACGGTAAATTTAATTTGCAAAATGCCAGTTCTAACAAGCTGGTTTCTGTGGGAAATAAAATAGATACGTCTAAAGTCACAGGAAACGTAGAGTTTGCAGATAATTCGGTTCCGGCACCCACACCCACTCCGACACCCACACCGACACCCACGCCTACTCCCACTCCGACACCAACACCCACGCCTACTCCCACTCCGACACCAACACCCACTCCAACACCTACGCCTACGCCTATTCCCACCCCAATACCCATTCCCACTCCCACGCCAACACCTACTCCCACTCCGACACCAACACCCACGCCCACTATAGAATTAACCGATATTAAAAATCATTGGGCAGGTGGCTTTATTCGGGAATTAGTCAAATTGGGGATAGTTAATGGTTTTCCCGATCGCACATTTAAACCGGATGCTACGATGACACGGGCGCAATACGCGGCATTACTGGTAAAAGCTTTCAACCCACCGCCAAACCGCCCCGTGATCAAATTCAAAGATGTACCAGCAGACTTCTGGGCATCGAAAGTAATTCAGCAGGCATATCAAGGTTCATTTCTCTCTGGTTTTCCTGACAATACCTTCGCCCCCAACAAAAATATCCAGCGTGTGCAAGTGATTGTCTCCCTGGTGAATGGATTGGGGTTATCTGCTGATGGTACAGCATCTGTCAAAGCTTTTGATGACCAAGCAAAGATTCCTGAATATGCCAAGGATGAGGTAGTAAAAGCTATAGACAAGGGGATTATTGTCAATCACCCGAACGTCAAACAACTCAATCCTACCCGCGATGCTACACGCGCTGAGGTAACGGTGATGGTATACCAAGCTTTGGTAGATGCTGGTCGTGTAGCGGCGATTGACTCACCTTATATTGTTGCTTAA
- a CDS encoding Uma2 family endonuclease yields the protein MATQLSEAKSQTELVISWEALPKDFKLEDEPVENTGQPLLAGALRESLEISGFIQPQMLIASNFGLCATVNGQFIAKAPDWVYVPSVNQVVGNRKSYTPNLEGDIPAIAIEFLSDTEGGEYSVKRSYPPGKWFFYEQILQIPIYIIFEPDGGLLEYYQLENKRYEFKQPDENGRHWIDVMGLFLGTWQGTKEARTGYWLRWWDQAGNLLPWAVEQIEQERQLAEQERQRAEQERQQKERLIAYLQSQGIDPNNLPPFK from the coding sequence ATGGCAACCCAACTCAGTGAAGCCAAATCCCAAACTGAACTGGTAATCTCTTGGGAAGCCTTACCCAAGGATTTTAAACTAGAGGATGAACCAGTGGAGAATACAGGTCAGCCACTTTTGGCTGGTGCTTTGCGTGAAAGCCTAGAAATCAGTGGATTCATCCAACCCCAAATGTTAATAGCTTCCAACTTTGGTCTTTGTGCGACAGTCAACGGCCAATTTATTGCTAAAGCACCTGACTGGGTTTATGTGCCATCGGTTAATCAAGTTGTGGGTAATCGCAAAAGTTATACACCCAATTTAGAAGGGGATATTCCAGCGATCGCCATCGAATTTTTATCGGATACTGAAGGTGGAGAATATTCGGTAAAGCGAAGTTATCCACCAGGAAAATGGTTTTTCTACGAGCAAATTTTGCAGATTCCCATCTACATAATTTTTGAACCAGATGGCGGTTTATTAGAATATTATCAACTGGAAAATAAACGTTATGAGTTCAAGCAACCTGACGAAAATGGTCGTCATTGGATTGATGTAATGGGCTTATTTTTGGGAACTTGGCAAGGAACAAAAGAAGCTCGCACTGGTTATTGGTTGCGCTGGTGGGATCAAGCTGGTAATCTATTACCGTGGGCTGTAGAACAGATTGAACAAGAACGCCAACTCGCCGAACAAGAACGTCAACGCGCCGAACAAGAACGCCAGCAAAAAGAACGATTGATTGCTTATTTGCAATCTCAGGGTATTGACCCGAATAATTTGCCTCCGTTCAAGTAG
- a CDS encoding cadmium resistance transporter, with product MDWLIATIKIGLAAAVATTFDDNIYLTAFFSEVNRTFRPQHVVVGEILGFTALVIVSLLGFLLGLAIPSTWTGLLGILPVLIGLNNLFNLNKDDSAEDKSANLKRNSKFRGFDSRKRSLWDVIRDPQTYRVSSVTIANGGNNLGIYIPLFATSSIQNLTVIVPVCYFIVICWLFMSYNLTRLPGIALVLSRYASKIFPFVLMWLGFRILLDSESYRLFLPNN from the coding sequence ATGGATTGGTTAATTGCAACAATTAAGATCGGGCTAGCTGCGGCTGTGGCAACAACGTTTGACGACAATATTTATCTGACTGCCTTCTTCAGTGAGGTTAATCGGACTTTTCGTCCTCAACATGTTGTAGTTGGTGAGATTCTAGGGTTCACCGCATTAGTGATAGTAAGTTTACTTGGTTTCTTACTCGGTCTAGCAATTCCGTCAACTTGGACTGGTTTACTGGGGATTCTGCCGGTACTCATTGGCTTGAACAATTTGTTTAACCTGAATAAGGATGACTCAGCCGAAGATAAATCAGCCAATCTGAAAAGAAACTCTAAATTTCGAGGATTTGATTCCAGAAAGCGATCGCTCTGGGACGTAATCCGCGATCCCCAGACCTATCGCGTCTCCTCGGTCACAATTGCCAACGGCGGCAACAATCTTGGGATTTATATCCCCCTGTTTGCCACTAGCTCAATCCAAAATCTCACTGTAATCGTACCAGTTTGCTATTTCATTGTTATTTGCTGGCTGTTTATGTCCTATAATCTGACTCGTCTACCTGGTATCGCTTTGGTACTCAGCCGTTATGCTAGCAAGATTTTCCCCTTCGTGCTGATGTGGCTGGGTTTCAGAATTCTGTTAGACAGCGAATCCTATCGTCTTTTTTTACCGAACAATTGA
- a CDS encoding aliphatic sulfonate ABC transporter substrate-binding protein, whose protein sequence is MISRLIDLLPKWTGQNILRSLASATRRSATYRFAVRFCIGLVSILVLTLVFDGHAVATSESSNQLSSLINQFKLPKSSTIQLLETVGLFIGGIIFCIVLDRWFSNRSAQSSNTPLAEQARRLKQLKIGYPEGMTNLEVLRTQGLLETRLRPYGLSVTWTSFLSASSLIEALSNGTIDFCGGGGTASIFSQAADHVFVRVAKEKYTAPKGQAILVPENSSIQTIADLKGKKIAFDKGSSAHYVLVRSLEKVGLDFSDIEPVYLTQPEALPRFRRGEVDAWVIWVPYTATQARNAYPGRSIADLESIFGDKASVEVPTYYYAIPELVRDYPDLLKVILEEVNEAGAWAKKQELEAAQRMAEHHEIDPSIVSTLQQHSAERAIIPIDDQSLTALQHQANIFRDLNLIPERVNVKDGTYSLQTKQNWTY, encoded by the coding sequence ATGATTAGCCGTTTGATTGACCTTCTGCCTAAATGGACAGGTCAAAACATTTTACGGTCGCTCGCATCAGCGACTCGTAGATCGGCTACCTACAGATTTGCAGTTCGATTTTGCATCGGACTTGTTTCGATTTTGGTCTTGACTCTAGTTTTTGACGGTCATGCTGTTGCCACTTCTGAATCTAGCAATCAGCTTTCCTCTCTAATTAATCAGTTTAAACTACCCAAAAGCTCCACAATCCAGTTACTGGAAACTGTGGGATTGTTTATAGGGGGGATAATTTTTTGTATAGTTTTGGATCGCTGGTTTTCTAACCGTTCTGCTCAATCTAGCAACACGCCCTTAGCTGAACAAGCGCGGCGGCTCAAGCAACTCAAAATAGGATATCCAGAGGGAATGACAAATCTGGAAGTTCTCCGTACTCAAGGCTTGCTCGAAACGCGTTTGCGGCCTTATGGGCTGAGTGTCACCTGGACAAGCTTTTTATCAGCCTCTTCTCTGATAGAAGCACTCAGCAACGGGACGATAGACTTCTGCGGTGGCGGTGGCACGGCCAGCATCTTCTCTCAAGCTGCGGATCATGTATTTGTGCGGGTGGCTAAAGAAAAATACACCGCTCCCAAAGGTCAAGCGATTCTGGTACCGGAAAATTCGTCAATTCAGACCATTGCCGACCTGAAGGGTAAGAAGATAGCTTTTGATAAAGGCTCAAGCGCCCATTATGTGCTTGTGCGATCGCTGGAAAAAGTCGGACTTGATTTTAGTGACATTGAGCCAGTTTATCTGACACAGCCGGAAGCGCTGCCCCGATTCCGCCGGGGTGAAGTCGATGCTTGGGTGATTTGGGTTCCCTACACCGCAACTCAAGCCCGAAACGCTTACCCAGGACGCTCGATTGCAGACCTAGAGAGCATATTTGGTGACAAAGCCTCCGTGGAAGTTCCGACCTATTACTACGCGATTCCAGAACTGGTACGCGACTATCCCGACCTGCTCAAGGTGATTTTAGAAGAGGTAAACGAAGCTGGAGCTTGGGCTAAGAAACAGGAATTAGAAGCAGCTCAACGAATGGCAGAACACCATGAAATCGATCCATCGATTGTAAGTACTTTACAGCAACATAGTGCCGAACGCGCCATCATCCCAATTGACGACCAATCGCTCACAGCTCTACAGCATCAGGCAAATATATTTAGAGATTTAAATCTGATTCCTGAGCGGGTGAATGTCAAAGATGGAACTTATAGCTTGCAGACTAAGCAAAACTGGACTTATTAA
- a CDS encoding SDR family oxidoreductase: MSLIQNKVVIITGASSGLGEATAKRLAASGAKLMLGARREDRLKELVAAIAQSGGTATYRVTDVADRVQVETLAKETLSTYGRIDVLINNAGLMPLSPLDQVKVEEWDQMIDVNIKGVLYGIAAVLPIMRQQKSGHVINLSSVAGHKVFPGSAVYCATKYAVRAISEGLRLESNGEIRSTNISPGAVATELTSTITDKDTAAGMTQLYAIAIDADAIARAIAYTIEQPSDVDVNEIIIRPTRQEL; this comes from the coding sequence ATGTCTCTTATTCAAAACAAAGTGGTAATCATCACCGGAGCCAGCAGTGGATTAGGTGAGGCAACCGCAAAGCGACTTGCCGCTAGTGGAGCGAAACTGATGCTGGGCGCTCGCCGCGAAGATCGGCTGAAAGAATTGGTTGCAGCGATCGCTCAATCAGGAGGAACTGCAACCTACCGAGTGACGGATGTGGCAGATCGCGTACAGGTGGAAACCTTGGCGAAGGAAACTTTGAGTACCTATGGCCGGATCGATGTGCTAATCAATAATGCCGGTTTGATGCCGCTCTCTCCCCTTGACCAAGTAAAGGTGGAGGAATGGGATCAGATGATCGATGTCAACATTAAGGGCGTTCTCTATGGAATTGCTGCCGTGTTGCCGATTATGCGTCAGCAAAAGTCTGGTCACGTCATTAACTTATCGTCCGTGGCTGGACATAAGGTGTTTCCGGGGTCAGCAGTCTACTGTGCTACTAAGTACGCAGTACGAGCGATCTCTGAAGGGCTGCGACTAGAGTCAAACGGTGAAATCCGTTCGACTAATATCTCACCAGGAGCCGTTGCTACTGAGCTGACTAGCACGATTACCGATAAAGACACAGCAGCGGGAATGACTCAACTTTATGCTATCGCCATTGATGCAGATGCTATTGCTCGTGCGATCGCATACACCATTGAGCAGCCCAGTGATGTTGATGTGAATGAAATCATCATCCGTCCGACACGTCAAGAACTTTAG
- the fghA gene encoding S-formylglutathione hydrolase encodes MSNLNLLSEYKSFGGKLGFYSHSSSTCNSEMRFAVYQPPQATQKPVPILYFLSGLSSTEENFMVKAGVQRFAAEYGLILVAPDTSPRNTGIAGEDDDWDFGTGAGFYVDATEEPWRKNYQMYSYVVQELPALITANFPTQPEKQGIFGHSMGGHGALVCAMRNPELYKSVSAFAPITAPMRCPWGQKALGGYLGNNQETWRAYDASELVKQVGYHSSILIDQGTADKFLAEQLLPEVFEQACADVNQPLNLRYQEGYDHSYYFIASFIEDHIRHHALA; translated from the coding sequence ATGTCTAACCTCAACCTCCTTTCCGAATATAAAAGCTTTGGTGGCAAACTCGGCTTTTACAGTCATTCCTCCTCAACCTGTAACAGTGAAATGCGCTTTGCTGTCTATCAACCACCACAAGCAACTCAAAAACCTGTCCCGATTCTCTATTTCCTCTCTGGGTTAAGTTCCACGGAAGAGAATTTTATGGTTAAGGCGGGAGTGCAGCGCTTTGCAGCTGAGTACGGTTTGATATTGGTTGCACCAGATACGAGTCCGCGTAATACTGGCATTGCAGGTGAGGATGATGACTGGGACTTTGGCACAGGTGCGGGCTTTTATGTTGATGCTACAGAGGAACCGTGGCGTAAAAACTACCAAATGTATAGTTATGTCGTCCAGGAATTACCTGCTTTAATTACCGCAAATTTCCCTACGCAACCTGAAAAACAAGGTATTTTCGGTCATTCGATGGGGGGACATGGGGCGCTTGTCTGTGCAATGAGAAACCCAGAACTTTACAAATCAGTATCAGCTTTTGCACCTATCACTGCACCTATGCGTTGTCCTTGGGGTCAAAAAGCTTTGGGTGGTTATCTTGGCAATAATCAAGAAACTTGGCGTGCTTATGATGCTAGTGAATTAGTCAAGCAAGTAGGATATCACAGTTCGATTCTCATTGATCAAGGGACTGCTGATAAATTTTTAGCTGAACAATTACTACCAGAGGTGTTTGAGCAAGCTTGTGCAGATGTTAACCAGCCGCTAAACTTGCGTTACCAAGAAGGTTATGACCACAGTTATTATTTCATTGCCAGTTTTATTGAAGATCATATCCGCCACCATGCGTTAGCGTAG